A region from the Rhodopseudomonas julia genome encodes:
- the denD gene encoding D-erythronate dehydrogenase encodes MHILITGAAGMIGRKIAENLVTTGSLGGRPVTKITLQDIVEPHTYGSEETAIFPVVGDMTDHALIEHVMAERPDVVFHLAAVVSGEAEADLDKGYRINLDGTRALLEAIRRANYTPRFVFASSIAVYGPPFADPIPDDVELRPLTSYGTAKAMGELLVCDYSRRGILDGIALRLPTICVRPGKPNRAASGFFSSIIREPLKGEETVLPVGEDVRHFFASPRSAVNFFLHAATMDTDALKGHRALAMPGVSASVGEEIAALREIGGDKAVALIRKEPDATIAGFVHNWPANVAARRARDHGFEAESDFAGIVRAHVEDEHGGKPPILA; translated from the coding sequence ATGCACATTCTCATCACAGGTGCCGCCGGCATGATCGGGCGCAAGATTGCCGAGAACCTGGTCACGACGGGCTCGCTCGGTGGCAGGCCGGTGACCAAGATCACGCTTCAGGACATCGTCGAGCCGCACACTTACGGCTCCGAAGAAACAGCGATCTTTCCCGTCGTCGGGGACATGACCGATCATGCCCTGATCGAGCATGTGATGGCTGAACGCCCGGACGTCGTGTTCCATCTCGCAGCCGTCGTCTCCGGCGAGGCGGAGGCCGACCTCGACAAAGGCTACCGCATCAATCTCGATGGCACGCGGGCGCTTCTGGAAGCGATCCGCCGCGCCAATTATACGCCCCGCTTCGTCTTCGCCTCGTCGATTGCCGTCTACGGACCGCCCTTTGCCGATCCGATCCCGGACGATGTCGAGTTGCGCCCGCTGACAAGCTACGGCACCGCGAAGGCGATGGGCGAATTGCTCGTCTGCGATTACAGCCGCCGCGGCATCCTGGACGGGATTGCCCTGCGCCTGCCGACGATCTGCGTGCGGCCCGGCAAACCGAACCGCGCCGCATCCGGCTTCTTCTCCTCCATCATCCGTGAGCCGCTGAAGGGCGAAGAGACCGTCCTGCCGGTCGGCGAGGATGTCCGGCACTTTTTCGCCAGTCCGCGCTCGGCCGTGAACTTCTTCCTCCACGCGGCAACGATGGACACCGACGCGCTCAAAGGCCACCGCGCGCTCGCCATGCCCGGCGTCAGCGCCAGCGTAGGCGAGGAGATCGCCGCACTCCGGGAAATCGGCGGCGACAAGGCCGTCGCCCTCATTCGCAAGGAGCCGGACGCGACGATCGCGGGCTTCGTCCACAACTGGCCGGCAAATGTTGCGGCCCGCCGCGCCCGCGATCACGGCTTCGAGGCCGAGAGCGATTTCGCGGGCATCGTGCGCGCCCATGTCGAAGACGAGCACGGCGGCAAGCCGCCGATCCTCGCCTGA
- a CDS encoding GNAT family N-acetyltransferase, whose protein sequence is MTDLTSWSPRALPGNKVLEGRRVRLEPLAWSAHRQGLFSALGGAAHAAIWRYMAIGPFASADIMERTVSEAITEGGWRTLVIRRLSDGKIVGMASYMRNRPDHGSTEVGSIAYSPLLQNSAGGTEAMALMASHVFDDLRYRRYEWKCDAANAASRSAAERLGFTFEGIFRQDLVMKGRNRDTAWFSIIDSEWPARRAALTSWLDPKNFDEDGKQLRRLQDFRKTA, encoded by the coding sequence ATGACTGATCTCACTTCCTGGTCTCCCCGCGCCCTTCCGGGCAACAAGGTGCTGGAGGGTCGACGCGTTCGGCTCGAGCCGCTCGCCTGGTCGGCGCACCGCCAAGGTCTCTTTTCCGCGCTCGGCGGCGCCGCCCATGCCGCCATCTGGCGCTATATGGCGATCGGCCCCTTCGCGTCGGCCGACATCATGGAGCGCACCGTCTCCGAGGCGATCACCGAAGGCGGCTGGCGCACGCTCGTCATCCGCCGCCTCTCCGACGGCAAGATTGTCGGCATGGCGAGTTATATGCGCAACCGTCCCGACCATGGCTCGACCGAAGTCGGCTCCATCGCCTATTCGCCGCTTCTGCAAAACAGCGCCGGCGGGACGGAGGCGATGGCACTGATGGCGAGCCACGTCTTCGACGATCTGCGCTATCGCCGCTACGAATGGAAATGTGACGCGGCGAATGCCGCCTCCAGAAGTGCCGCCGAACGGCTCGGCTTCACCTTCGAAGGCATCTTCCGCCAGGATCTGGTGATGAAGGGCCGCAACCGCGACACGGCCTGGTTCTCCATCATCGACAGCGAATGGCCGGCGCGCCGCGCCGCGCTCACTTCCTGGCTCGATCCGAAGAATTTTGACGAAGACGGGAAACAACTTCGCCGCCTTCAGGATTTCCGCAAGACGGCGTGA
- a CDS encoding DctP family TRAP transporter solute-binding subunit — MNKLLGGLAAVAMLAAASPAFAQDGCDDGEMVIKFSHVVAAQGHPKGEMAAALAERVNKEMDGTACMQVFPNSQLFDDDKVMEALLLGDVQLAAPSLAKFEAYTKKYRIWDFPFLFPNMTAVNTFSNSEEGEKLLHAIEDKGFIGLGYIYNGLKQFSANKPLVKPEDAKGLKFRIQTSDVAEAMIEALGANAQKLAFSEVYGALQTGVVDGQENSWSNIYTQKFFEVQDGITETNHQLLTYLAVTSTEWLDGLEPDVRDQFLSIFKEVSAEYNARAEEINEEAKQKIIDAGGTVRELTPEERQAWVDAMKPVWDQFRDDVGQDVIDAAVAAGNN, encoded by the coding sequence ATGAATAAGCTCCTCGGCGGTCTCGCCGCAGTAGCAATGCTGGCGGCTGCCAGCCCCGCCTTCGCGCAGGACGGCTGCGACGATGGTGAAATGGTCATCAAGTTCAGCCATGTCGTTGCCGCCCAGGGTCACCCGAAGGGTGAAATGGCGGCCGCCTTGGCCGAGCGCGTCAACAAGGAGATGGACGGCACGGCCTGCATGCAGGTCTTCCCGAACTCCCAGCTTTTCGACGACGACAAGGTGATGGAAGCGCTGCTTCTCGGCGATGTGCAGCTGGCCGCGCCGTCCCTGGCGAAGTTCGAAGCCTACACCAAGAAATATCGCATCTGGGACTTTCCGTTCCTGTTCCCGAACATGACGGCGGTGAACACCTTCTCCAATTCCGAAGAGGGCGAGAAGCTGCTCCACGCCATTGAGGACAAGGGCTTCATCGGCCTCGGCTACATCTACAACGGCCTGAAGCAGTTCTCGGCGAACAAGCCGCTGGTCAAGCCGGAAGACGCCAAGGGCCTGAAGTTCCGTATCCAGACCTCCGACGTCGCCGAGGCGATGATCGAAGCGCTCGGCGCCAATGCCCAGAAGCTCGCCTTCTCGGAAGTCTACGGTGCGTTGCAGACGGGTGTCGTCGACGGTCAGGAGAATTCCTGGTCCAACATCTACACCCAGAAGTTCTTCGAGGTGCAGGACGGCATCACCGAGACCAACCATCAGCTTCTGACGTATCTGGCAGTCACATCCACGGAATGGCTCGACGGTCTCGAGCCCGACGTGCGCGACCAATTCCTGTCGATCTTCAAAGAGGTGAGCGCGGAGTACAATGCGCGCGCCGAGGAGATCAACGAAGAGGCCAAGCAGAAGATCATCGATGCCGGTGGCACCGTGCGCGAGCTGACGCCTGAAGAGCGCCAGGCCTGGGTCGACGCCATGAAGCCGGTCTGGGATCAGTTCCGCGACGATGTCGGTCAGGACGTGATCGACGCCGCCGTCGCGGCCGGCAACAACTGA
- a CDS encoding alpha,alpha-trehalose-phosphate synthase (UDP-forming) gives MRRLVVVSNRVGPLHDGGKAGGLAVGLGDALRTRGGIWFGWSGEKSDEGTFGPLKIEEHGKVRLSTIDLTAEDAEEFYGGYANQTLWPLLHYRLDLANFDQRYENAYRRVNERMAARLTPQLQPGDMVWVHDYHYIVLGERLRESGFSGPLAFFLHVPFPSPEIMTALPNSQSIVRSLTAYDVIGFQTDSDRRNFARYVVEELGGRELPNDELEAYGRTFRASTFPIGIDTQSFAEFAVSDEAEEHEAQLKVLLRDRHQIIGVDRLDYSKGIPERFRGFERLLQEYPENRGRVSLMQVAPLSRSDLEAYSDLRSELEELAGHINGAFSALDWVPIRIMTRGFTRRALAGIYRASRVGLVTPLRDGMNLVAKEYVAAQNPDDPGVLVLSRFAGAVKEMPEALIVNPYDTASLARALQQALNMSREERKERWQAMFDRISKGTAQAWCDAILKALEERADKKVQVRSAPTASGKRPNAVEPKRARAEESFPKLPKGARPHADEPKRPFPYLGSRVL, from the coding sequence ATGAGACGTCTCGTAGTCGTGTCGAATCGGGTAGGGCCGTTGCATGACGGCGGCAAAGCTGGCGGTTTGGCGGTGGGTCTGGGAGATGCTCTGCGCACCCGCGGCGGCATCTGGTTCGGTTGGTCGGGCGAAAAGAGCGATGAGGGCACATTCGGCCCGCTCAAGATCGAAGAGCATGGCAAGGTACGCCTCTCCACCATCGACCTCACAGCCGAAGACGCCGAAGAATTTTATGGCGGCTATGCCAACCAGACCCTGTGGCCGCTCCTCCATTACCGCCTCGATCTCGCGAATTTCGATCAGCGCTATGAAAACGCCTATCGGCGTGTGAACGAGCGCATGGCTGCGCGGCTGACGCCGCAGCTTCAGCCGGGCGACATGGTCTGGGTTCACGATTACCATTACATCGTCCTGGGCGAGCGCCTGCGCGAATCGGGCTTCAGCGGGCCTCTCGCCTTCTTCCTGCACGTTCCCTTCCCGAGCCCGGAGATCATGACCGCTCTGCCGAACTCGCAGAGCATCGTCCGCTCCCTCACCGCCTATGACGTGATCGGCTTCCAGACCGATTCCGATCGGCGGAATTTCGCCCGCTATGTGGTGGAAGAGCTTGGCGGACGGGAACTCCCCAATGACGAGCTGGAAGCCTATGGCCGCACCTTCCGCGCCTCCACCTTCCCGATCGGCATCGATACGCAGAGCTTTGCGGAATTCGCCGTCAGCGACGAAGCCGAGGAGCACGAGGCGCAGCTGAAAGTGCTTCTCCGCGACCGCCACCAGATCATCGGCGTCGATCGCCTCGATTATTCCAAGGGCATCCCGGAACGCTTCCGCGGCTTTGAGCGGCTTCTCCAGGAATACCCGGAAAACCGCGGCCGCGTCAGCCTGATGCAGGTGGCGCCGCTGTCGCGCTCCGATCTGGAAGCCTATTCCGATCTCAGGAGCGAGCTTGAAGAGCTCGCCGGGCACATCAACGGCGCCTTCTCGGCGCTCGATTGGGTGCCGATCCGCATCATGACCCGCGGCTTCACGAGGCGCGCTCTCGCCGGCATCTACCGCGCAAGCCGCGTCGGCCTCGTCACCCCCTTGCGTGACGGCATGAATCTTGTCGCCAAGGAATATGTCGCGGCCCAAAATCCCGACGATCCGGGCGTTCTCGTCCTGTCGCGCTTTGCCGGCGCGGTGAAGGAGATGCCGGAAGCGCTGATCGTCAATCCATACGACACCGCCTCCCTCGCCCGGGCCCTGCAGCAAGCGCTCAACATGTCGCGCGAAGAGCGCAAGGAGCGCTGGCAGGCGATGTTCGACCGCATCAGCAAGGGCACCGCTCAGGCCTGGTGCGACGCCATCCTGAAGGCCCTTGAAGAGCGCGCCGACAAGAAGGTGCAGGTTCGCTCCGCACCGACCGCCTCCGGCAAAAGGCCGAATGCGGTGGAGCCGAAACGGGCCCGCGCCGAGGAGAGTTTCCCGAAGCTCCCGAAGGGCGCACGGCCGCACGCCGATGAACCCAAACGCCCCTTCCCTTATCTCGGAAGCCGCGTGCTTTAA
- a CDS encoding pyridoxal phosphate-dependent aminotransferase, whose protein sequence is MTLTTISGFDRIGEENAFAVLARAGALAAEGRDIVNLGIGQPDFKTPEHIVEAAVKALKDGAHGYTDATGILPLREAVARRMRATTGVEVSPGNVMIVPGGKVTMFAAILMFGEPGADILYPDPGFPIYRSMIEFTGARPVPVPIREENGFAFSAEETLSLLTPETRLVILNSPANPTGGVTPKAEIDKLVAGLAERPDIAILSDEIYDQMVYDGERHVSLLGYPEIADRLILLNGWSKTWAMTGWRMGWSIWPDALYDKVRKLAVNAWSCVNAPAQYAGIAAIDGPQDAADEMIAAFDRRRGVVTELLNELPGVSCITPKGAFYAFPNISKTGFKAKPLASALLEEAGVALIGGPDFGVHGEGYVRVSYANSEENIRRAVDRIGDFLTGAKARQVSA, encoded by the coding sequence ATGACCCTCACGACCATTTCCGGCTTCGATCGCATCGGCGAAGAAAATGCCTTTGCCGTCCTGGCGCGTGCCGGGGCGCTCGCCGCTGAAGGCCGCGACATCGTCAATCTCGGCATCGGCCAGCCGGATTTCAAAACGCCCGAACATATCGTCGAGGCGGCGGTGAAGGCGCTCAAGGACGGGGCGCATGGCTATACGGATGCGACCGGCATTCTGCCGCTGCGCGAGGCCGTGGCGCGGCGCATGCGTGCCACCACCGGCGTCGAGGTCTCTCCCGGCAATGTCATGATCGTGCCGGGCGGCAAGGTGACAATGTTCGCCGCGATCTTGATGTTCGGCGAGCCGGGCGCAGATATCCTCTATCCCGATCCGGGCTTTCCGATCTATCGCTCGATGATCGAGTTTACGGGCGCGCGGCCGGTGCCTGTGCCGATCCGCGAGGAGAATGGTTTTGCCTTTTCAGCCGAGGAGACTTTGTCGCTCCTGACGCCTGAAACACGGCTCGTGATCTTGAATTCACCGGCCAATCCGACCGGCGGCGTGACCCCGAAGGCGGAGATCGACAAGCTGGTGGCAGGGCTTGCCGAGAGGCCCGACATCGCCATCCTCTCCGACGAGATCTACGATCAAATGGTCTATGACGGCGAACGCCATGTCTCGCTTCTCGGCTATCCGGAGATCGCCGACCGCCTCATTCTCCTCAACGGCTGGTCGAAGACCTGGGCGATGACCGGCTGGCGCATGGGTTGGTCGATCTGGCCGGACGCGCTTTACGACAAGGTGAGGAAGCTCGCCGTCAACGCCTGGTCCTGCGTCAACGCCCCGGCGCAATATGCCGGGATCGCCGCGATCGACGGGCCGCAGGATGCGGCGGACGAGATGATCGCCGCTTTCGACCGCCGGCGCGGCGTCGTCACCGAACTCCTCAACGAACTGCCGGGCGTCTCATGCATCACGCCGAAAGGCGCGTTCTATGCCTTCCCGAATATTTCGAAGACGGGCTTCAAGGCGAAGCCGCTCGCCTCAGCACTTCTCGAAGAGGCGGGTGTCGCGCTGATCGGCGGCCCGGATTTCGGCGTGCACGGCGAAGGCTATGTGCGCGTCTCCTACGCCAATTCGGAGGAGAACATCCGCCGTGCGGTCGATCGGATCGGGGATTTTCTGACGGGCGCAAAGGCCCGCCAGGTCAGCGCGTAA
- the otsB gene encoding trehalose-phosphatase codes for MGDLSKPPFLDKTLHALFLDFDGTLVGFADDPDGITLEPGTLERLSALEERQGGAVALISGRALSSIDRFLSPLAFPAAGVHGQEVRYTAGGEVVTAPPPEDLATARERLQAEIGPGDKLRIEDKETALVVHYRTAPEEADRAERLGEEAVAGCSDLRLVKGHAIVEIRPSGVDKGKAIAKLMQRDPFSGRKAVFIGDDTTDEDGFEWVASAGGFGIKVGSGETAAKYRLDDVAAVHRWLDAVARQ; via the coding sequence ATGGGCGATCTTTCGAAACCACCCTTTCTCGACAAGACCCTCCACGCACTCTTCCTCGATTTCGACGGTACGCTCGTCGGTTTTGCAGACGATCCCGACGGGATTACTCTGGAACCCGGCACGCTTGAGCGCCTGAGCGCGTTGGAAGAACGCCAGGGCGGCGCCGTCGCCCTCATCAGCGGGCGGGCTCTTTCCTCCATCGACCGTTTTCTCTCTCCGCTCGCCTTTCCGGCGGCCGGCGTGCACGGTCAGGAAGTGCGCTACACGGCCGGCGGCGAAGTCGTCACGGCCCCGCCGCCTGAAGATCTCGCCACGGCCCGTGAGCGGCTCCAGGCGGAGATCGGCCCGGGCGACAAGCTCCGCATCGAAGACAAGGAGACGGCGCTCGTCGTGCATTACCGCACCGCGCCGGAAGAGGCGGACCGCGCCGAGAGGCTCGGCGAGGAGGCGGTGGCGGGCTGTTCGGATCTGCGGCTCGTCAAAGGCCATGCGATCGTCGAAATCCGCCCCTCGGGCGTCGACAAGGGCAAGGCGATCGCAAAGCTGATGCAGCGCGATCCCTTCTCCGGCCGCAAGGCGGTTTTCATCGGCGATGACACCACCGACGAGGACGGCTTTGAATGGGTCGCATCGGCCGGAGGCTTCGGCATCAAGGTCGGTTCGGGAGAGACGGCCGCCAAATATCGCCTGGACGACGTCGCCGCGGTTCATCGCTGGCTCGACGCCGTCGCACGCCAATGA
- a CDS encoding TRAP transporter large permease, which yields MESSILFVLVLALLFLGVPIAIALGLSSVIVIAFFSTDSMSSVALQLFTASQNYTLLAIPFFILASAFLSTGGVAQRIIRFAIASVGHMRGGLAMASVLACMLFAALSGSSPATVVAIGTIAIAAMRQTGYSKEFAAGIIANAGTLGILIPPSIVMVVYAAATDVSVGRMFLAGVIPGLLAGVMLMVGIYINARIRGLKPQPFPGFGEIVSAGKDAAAGLFLIVVILGGIYGGAFTPTEAAAVAAVYAFLVALFIYRDMGPLKGRKWVREEDGHAARNGFLGLVYAFTLYVTILIFGFFLVPDSTLQTRQMLAIVVSLVALVAYLAWREGTGAPKALVASLPLWARGIKDIVLGFPAACFHRDTRKVLVDSGKTTIMLMFIIVNALLFAHVLTSERIPQTITDWMLGAGFNWFTFLIAVNLLLLLGGQFMEPSGLLLIVAPVVFPIAIQLGVDPIHLGIIMIVNMEIGMITPPIGLNLFVTSGITGMNLVRVVKAALPFTGILMIFLVIVTYVPWISTFLPTILMGPELVTR from the coding sequence ATGGAATCCTCGATCCTTTTTGTGCTCGTCCTCGCCCTTCTGTTTCTGGGCGTGCCGATCGCCATCGCGCTCGGCCTGTCGAGCGTCATCGTCATCGCGTTCTTCTCCACCGATTCCATGTCCTCGGTGGCTCTGCAGCTTTTCACCGCCTCGCAGAACTACACGCTTCTCGCCATTCCGTTCTTCATCCTGGCGTCGGCATTTCTCTCCACCGGCGGCGTTGCGCAGCGCATCATCCGTTTCGCCATCGCCTCGGTCGGGCATATGCGCGGCGGCCTCGCCATGGCGTCGGTCCTCGCCTGTATGCTGTTTGCGGCTCTCTCGGGTTCATCGCCCGCAACCGTGGTGGCGATCGGCACGATCGCCATCGCCGCCATGCGTCAGACCGGTTATTCGAAGGAATTCGCAGCCGGCATCATCGCCAATGCTGGTACGCTCGGCATCCTGATCCCGCCCTCGATCGTCATGGTGGTCTATGCGGCGGCGACCGATGTTTCGGTCGGGCGCATGTTCCTCGCCGGCGTCATTCCGGGTCTCCTCGCCGGCGTCATGCTCATGGTCGGCATCTACATCAATGCCCGCATCCGTGGGCTGAAGCCGCAACCTTTTCCGGGCTTCGGCGAAATCGTCTCCGCCGGCAAGGATGCGGCGGCCGGCCTCTTCCTGATCGTCGTCATCCTGGGCGGCATCTATGGCGGCGCCTTCACCCCGACGGAGGCCGCAGCCGTTGCCGCCGTCTATGCGTTCCTGGTGGCCCTTTTCATCTATCGTGACATGGGCCCCCTCAAGGGTCGCAAATGGGTGCGCGAGGAGGACGGACATGCCGCACGCAACGGCTTCCTCGGCCTCGTCTATGCCTTCACACTCTATGTCACGATTCTGATTTTCGGCTTCTTCCTGGTGCCCGATTCCACGCTCCAGACGCGCCAGATGCTGGCGATCGTCGTCTCTCTGGTGGCGCTCGTCGCCTATCTCGCCTGGCGCGAGGGGACGGGCGCGCCGAAGGCGCTGGTGGCGAGCCTGCCTCTATGGGCACGTGGCATCAAAGACATCGTCCTGGGCTTTCCGGCCGCCTGCTTCCATCGCGACACGCGCAAGGTGCTCGTCGACAGCGGCAAGACGACGATCATGCTGATGTTCATCATCGTCAACGCGCTCCTCTTCGCGCATGTGCTGACGTCGGAACGCATTCCGCAGACGATCACCGACTGGATGCTCGGAGCCGGCTTCAACTGGTTCACCTTCCTCATCGCGGTCAACCTGCTGCTTCTCCTCGGCGGTCAGTTCATGGAGCCGTCGGGCCTGCTGCTGATCGTGGCGCCCGTGGTCTTCCCGATCGCCATCCAGCTCGGCGTCGACCCGATCCATCTCGGCATCATCATGATCGTCAACATGGAGATCGGCATGATCACCCCTCCGATCGGGCTCAACCTCTTCGTGACCTCCGGCATAACCGGCATGAATCTCGTGCGCGTGGTGAAGGCGGCACTCCCCTTCACCGGCATCTTGATGATCTTCCTGGTGATCGTGACCTACGTGCCGTGGATCTCGACCTTCCTGCCGACCATCCTGATGGGACCGGAACTCGTTACGCGCTGA
- a CDS encoding TRAP transporter small permease, which translates to MRTRAKRFVTHLEENFIALLLAAMTLTQFTQVVARYVFHSGWTGALEFTRILFAWLILFGMAYGVKIGAHLGVDVMIRALPRPLFKIAAIFGALTVLLYAVILLYSDWLQYLGANSKGGAIAYWTRFYHLPLGLDDLRYPVWAQETFGAPERVQRWVAYLMLPIGLFLLALRSLQATVAIIAGRRELIVAAHEAEELVAENEGLLDDDEDEEEPFEGSITHTHPHGYGRRPHDPR; encoded by the coding sequence ATGCGCACGAGGGCCAAGCGCTTTGTCACCCACCTGGAAGAGAACTTCATCGCGCTTCTCCTGGCGGCGATGACGCTCACCCAGTTTACCCAGGTGGTCGCCCGCTACGTTTTCCATTCCGGCTGGACCGGCGCGCTTGAATTCACCCGCATCCTCTTCGCCTGGCTCATCCTCTTCGGAATGGCCTATGGCGTGAAGATCGGCGCGCATCTGGGCGTCGACGTCATGATCCGGGCATTGCCGCGGCCGCTGTTCAAAATTGCGGCGATCTTCGGCGCCCTCACGGTGCTGCTCTATGCTGTGATCCTGCTCTATTCCGACTGGCTGCAATATTTGGGCGCCAATTCGAAGGGCGGCGCGATCGCCTATTGGACACGTTTCTACCATCTGCCCCTCGGTCTCGACGATCTTCGTTATCCCGTCTGGGCTCAGGAGACTTTTGGCGCGCCGGAGCGCGTGCAGCGCTGGGTCGCCTATCTCATGCTGCCGATCGGCCTCTTCCTTCTCGCCCTGCGGTCGCTGCAGGCGACGGTCGCCATCATCGCCGGGCGTCGCGAACTCATCGTCGCCGCCCATGAAGCCGAAGAGCTCGTCGCCGAAAACGAAGGCCTTCTCGACGACGACGAAGACGAGGAAGAGCCGTTCGAAGGCTCCATCACCCATACGCATCCGCACGGCTACGGCCGACGCCCCCACGATCCTCGCTAG
- a CDS encoding isocitrate lyase/PEP mutase family protein, with protein MSDKAATFRALHARDKLFIMPNPWDAGTAKLLADLGFEALATSSAALAWSLGRPDAAGRVSRQEALAHAKSIVSATSLPVNGDLESGYGETPEEVGETIRQAIDCGLAGCSIEDLGQGALYPLDEALRRFEAAKEAAAKANPDFVLTGRTETFLVRHSDPVNEAVKRLRAFEAAGADVVYAPGITTREEVEAIAGAISVPVNVLGGVGGISDDIAALERLGVHRVSIGSGLNKVALGAFLDAANALTHRRFAFSGAAKSSTLDGAFTHPLDDDD; from the coding sequence ATGAGCGACAAAGCCGCCACGTTCCGTGCTCTGCACGCCCGCGACAAGCTCTTCATCATGCCCAATCCCTGGGATGCGGGGACCGCCAAGCTCCTCGCCGATCTCGGCTTTGAGGCGCTCGCCACCTCTTCGGCAGCCCTTGCCTGGTCGCTCGGGCGCCCGGACGCTGCCGGCCGTGTGAGCCGGCAGGAGGCGCTCGCCCATGCGAAATCGATCGTTTCGGCGACCTCTCTGCCGGTCAACGGCGACCTCGAATCGGGCTACGGCGAGACGCCGGAGGAGGTTGGTGAAACCATCCGTCAGGCGATCGATTGCGGCCTCGCCGGCTGTTCGATCGAAGATCTGGGTCAAGGCGCGCTTTATCCGCTCGACGAGGCGCTCCGCCGCTTCGAAGCCGCCAAAGAGGCGGCTGCGAAGGCCAATCCCGATTTCGTCCTGACCGGCCGCACCGAGACCTTCCTCGTCCGCCATTCCGATCCCGTCAACGAAGCGGTGAAGCGTCTGCGCGCCTTCGAGGCTGCCGGGGCCGATGTCGTCTATGCGCCGGGCATCACCACGCGCGAGGAGGTGGAAGCCATTGCCGGCGCCATCTCCGTTCCCGTCAACGTGCTGGGCGGCGTCGGCGGCATCTCCGACGACATCGCAGCCCTCGAAAGGCTCGGCGTGCACCGCGTGTCGATCGGCTCCGGCCTCAATAAAGTCGCGCTCGGGGCCTTTCTCGACGCCGCCAATGCCCTCACCCACCGCCGCTTCGCCTTCTCCGGGGCGGCAAAATCCTCCACCCTCGACGGCGCTTTCACACACCCTCTCGACGATGATGACTGA